The genomic region TCGCGCGGCGTGAAGCGCGGCCCGGCCGGCGACTTCGGCCGCATCCGGTCGACCCGGAACGTGCGCCAGTCCTTGCGCTCCAGGTCCCAGCCGACCAGGTACCAGCGGCCGCCCCACGTCACCAGGTGGTGCGGCTCGACCTTGCGCGGCGGCACCCACTCGCCGGACTCCGCACCCGGCGACGCGTAGTCGAAGCGCAGTACCTCGCGGGCGCGCACCGCCGTACCGACCGCGATCAGGATCTCGGAGTCGACCTTCGTGCGCGCGGAGCCGGCCCACCGGTCGACCGTCGTCACCTGCAGGGCGTCGACGCGTTGCCGCAGCCGGGCGGGCATCACCTGCCGGACCGTGGCGAGCGCCCGCAACGCGCCCTCCTCGATCCCGGTGACGGTGGTGGTCGCGGTCTGCAGCGCGACGGCGACCGCGATCGCCTGGTCGTCGTCGAAAAGCAGCGGCGGCAGGTCGGCCCCGGCGTCCAGCCGGTAGCCGCCGTCCGGGCCTTTGCTGGCCCGGACCGGGTAGCCGAGGTCGCGGAGCCGGTCCACGTCGCGGCGGACCGTGCGCGGACTCACTTCCAGCCGTTCGGCCAGCAGCGCACCGGGCCAGTCACGCCGGGCCTGGAGCAGGGACAGCAGCGCGAGCAGTCGAGCCGAGGTTTCGGACATGTCCTCAGATTGCCAGAAGTGGCGGCCAGAACCTGTCCTCTTCTCCTGGAAAGGTCGTTCTCACCAGCCCCGATGAAGGAGACACCCCGTGATCAGCACCCGAGAGCTCACCAAAGACTTCGTGGTGAGCCGTACCGAGACCGTGCACGCGGTCCGCGGCATCAGCCTCGACGTCGCACCCGGCGAACTGGTCGCCGTGCTCGGCCCGAACGGCGCCGGCAAGACCACCACGCTGCGGATGCTCACCACCCTGATCGCCCCGACCTCCGGCACCGCGACCGTCGCCGGGTACGACGTGCGCAGCGACCCGGCCCGGGTCCGCCGGCGGATCGGGTACGTCGGCCAGGGCAACGGCGCCGGCCACTCGCAACGGGTCGGCGACGAACTGCTCGGCCAGGGCGCCATCTACGGGATGGACCGCCGGGCGGCGAAGCGGCGGACGGCGGAACTGCTGGAGAACCTGGAGCTGAAGGAGCTCGCCCAGCGCAAGGTGTCCGAGCTGTCGGGTGGGCAGCGGCGCCGGTTGGACGTCGCGATGGGACTGGTGCACGCGCCCGGCCTGCTGTTCCTGGACGAACCCTCGACCGGCCTGGACCCGCAGAACCGGGCGAACCTGTGGCAGCACATCCTGCGGATGCGCGAGCAGCACGCGATGACCATCGTGCTCACCACGCACTACCTGGACGAGGCCGACTCGATGGCCGAACGGGTGGTTGTGGTCGACCACGGCGAGGTGATCGCCGACGACACCGCCGAGGTGCTGAAGACCCGGCTGGCCGGCGACCGGATCGTCCTGACGGTTGCTGCCAGCAACCACTCGCGGATCCAGGAGCTGGCCGAGCGGTTGCCCGGCGCCCGGGAGTTCACCAGCACCGGGGACCAGGTCAGCGTGCGGGTCACCGACGGACCCGGAGCGCTGCCGATCCTGCTCGGCGCGGCCCAGCAGGACGGCGTACCGGTGGCCGCGGCGCAGGTGCACCGCCCGACGCTCGACGACGTGTTCCTCAACCTGACCGGCCGCAGCCTGCGCGAGGCCGACACCGACGGAAAGGCCGCAGCATGAGCACCCTGACTGTTTCCCCGGGGACGGCGACGCCGAGCGTCGAGGTCGCCGACCGCAATCTGCTGCGCGACATCCGGATCGTGATGGGCCGTGAGCTGCGGCCGGTGCTGCGGGACCCGTTCACGCTGCTGTTCGGCATGATCCAGCCGCTGATCTTCCTGGGCCTGTTCGGGCCGCTGCTGGCCGGATCGATGGGCGGCACGCTGGACGGCGGGGTCTGGCAGTGGTTCGTGCCGGCGATCCTGGTGATGACGACGCTGTTCGGTACCTCGGCGACCGGGTCGAACCTGCTGATGGAGTTCCAGACCGGGGCACACGAGCGGATGCTGGTGACGCCGCTGTCCCGGTCGTCACTGCTGATCGGCCGGGCGCTGAAGGAGATGGTGCCGCTGTTCGGGCAGGCGGTGATCGTGATCGCCGTGATGGTGCCGTTCGGGTTCGAGCTGCACCTGGCCGGCGCGGTGGTCGGGCTGGCACTGCTGGCGGTCTTCGGGGTCGGGCTCGGCGCGTTCAGCTACGCGCTCGCGATCGCGGTCCGCAAGCAGGACTGGATGTTCTGGGTGGTCCAGCAGACCTTCCTGTTCCCGCTGATGATCCTGTCCGGGATGCTGCTCCCGCTGGAGACCGGGCCGGGCTGGATGCGGGCCGCCTCGAAGTTCAACCCGCTGACGTACCTCGTCGACGCGGAGCGCACGCTGTTCTCCGGCGACGTGCTGTCGGCGCCGGTCCTGTGGGGCTTCGTCGCCGCCCTCGTCACCGCCGCCCTCGGCCTGACGGTCGGCATCCGGACGATGCTGCGGTCCGCGGACTGACCTGCGACCACCGACAGGACCTCGAGCCCCCCCGGGCCCGAGGTCCTGTCGGCGTCCTAGCGGAGGTGGGCGGCCGACACCTCGGCGAGATGGATCAGCACGTCGTACGACGCGCTGAGCGCGACCTTCGAGTCCGGCCACGGGTAGGCGGTACCGATGTCGCGGGTCGGTCGCTTCACCTGCAGCCAGGCCTTCGTGCTGCGCGGCAGCGTCCGCAGGTCGACGAAGTAGTCGCGGTAGGCGACCCGGTCCAGCGTGTGCTCGTTGTTGCCGGCCGCCGCCGGGCCGAGCGTGAAGCGGCGCATCGCGCCGTTCGGGTCGTTCACGTCCAGGGCGTTGAACGACCCGTGGTCGAAGCTCAGCCCGACCGCCACGTAGTCCTTGCCGAGCTGCTCCCGGAGGAACTGGCCCTGGATCTTCGGGTACTGCTCCGGCATCGAGGTCTCCAGCGCGATGTGACCGTTGTGCGCGGACAGCAGCGTCCGGGCTCCGGTCGTCCGGGCCCACCACGCGGTGTTCTCGGCCATCACCTGGTCGCGGAACCGCATCGCCGACGGCAGCACCGCCGGGTCCTCGATGTCCATCGCGAAGAACTTCGCCACCTGCCAGATCGTGCGGGCGTGCTGCACCGTCCAGGTCCGTCCCGGGCTCGCCGGCAGCGACTCCACCCGGGCGAGTGCCTGCCGGGTCGCCGCCTCGGTCTTCAGCCGCTCGGCCAGCGGCTTCGCGACGTACTGCGCGGTCCAGTCGGCGGCGTTCGCGCCGGACCGGATGCCGGCGTACAGGCGGGTGAGCTCGGGGACGAGCGCGGGCCGGACCTTGCCGGCGGACGCCGTGACCAGGTCGAGCAAGGCCGGGGAGACGTAGCCGAGGTCGTTGCCGACGAAGTGCAGCTTGCGGGCGTGCGTCCGGTTGTAGTCGCGCATCCACTCGATCAGGTCGAGGTACTCCTCGGCGTTCCAGAACTGGTACGACCCCTGGAACTCGTGCTGCATGATCGCCCGCGGATCACCGACGCCGTGCACGACGTACCGGTCGAGGGCTACGCCGGTGCTCCAGCTGGCCTCCAGCGAGAAGGCGGTGAAGCCGCGCTGCTCGGCCAGGGCCCGGAAGAGCCGGTGCTTGAGAGTGAAGAACTCGCTCGAGCTGTGGGTCGCCTCGCCGACGCCGACCACCTGGGCGTTGCCAACCATCCGGACCAGCGGGCGCAGGTCGCGCAGCGGGCCGGTCGGGTCGGTGGACAGCAGGGGGTAGGCGGCGCGGTTCAGGGCCGGCACCGGGTTCTGGGTGGCGACGACCGCGCCGTACGGCGCGGTGGTCGACTGTCCATGCGCCGGCGCAGCGGTGTCGCTGCGCGGCGCAGCGCCGAGGGCGGTTGCCGCGGGCAACGCGGCGGTGGTCAGCAGGGCAGCGGCCGCCAGGGAGGCGGCGACGCGGCGGTTTCGCTTCATCGGAGATCCTTCGCAGAGTCGGAATCAAGTGACTCCCACCCTTCCGCGCACGGCCGCACGACCCCATCCCGCAGAGGCCCGAAGCGATGGTGGAGCCAGCTCTACCCCGCGCTGGTCACCGCCAGGATGGCCGGGACGGCGGTGTCCCAGGTCGGCTCGGGCAGTTCGTGACCGGCGCCGCCGAGCAGGACCAGCCGCGCATCGGGAATCTCGCGGGCGAGCGCCTCGCCGTGCGCGGGCGGGAAGAGCGGGTCCTCGGTCCCGTGCAGGACCAGCACCGGCACCCTGATCTCGCCGAGGCGGGGACGCAGCGGCGGGGTGTCGTCGTCGGGAAGGATCCAGTGGTTGGTCATCGCCGACTCCAGGTCCGTCGTGCGGGCGATCATCGCGCGGACCAGGGCGCGGCGGGCCGGTTCGTCGTACGGGAGGGTGCCGGCGTACAGCTTCTCCGCGGCGATCAAGGCGTCGACGGCCGCGTCCGGGTCGGACCAGTCGGTCGGTGTTGCCTCGGTCGCGAAGGCGGCCTTGATCCGGTCGGCGGCCGGTGGCAGGTCGTCGCCGAGCGGGCTGGTCGCGATCAGCGTCAGGCTGCGGACCCGGTCGGGGAAGTCGAGCACGAGTTGCTGGGCGATCCCGCCGCCCATCGAGAGACCGGCGACGTGCGCCCGGCCGATGCCGAGGGCATCCAGAATGCCGACCGGGTCGCGGACCAGATCGGTCCCGGTGTACCCCGGCTTGCCCGGCGGGTAACTGACCGAGCGGCCGGTGTCGCGGTGGTCGTACCGGACGACGTACCGCGGACCGGCGGCCAGCAGCTCGCAGAACGCGGTCTCCCAGTAGTCCATCGAGGCCGCCGCCCCGTGGATCAGCAGGATCGGCGGGTCGGCCGGGTCACCGAAGGTCTCGACGCACAGCTCGACGCCGTGCACGTTCAGCAGCTGCTCGGACAACCCGCTCACCTCACCTCGTCGACGGTGAACCCAGTAGAGCATCCGGCCGGTGCGTCACCGGCCGGCCGGCTGCTGCCACCCGGGACCGGTTGCGCCTTCGGACGCCGGCGCGGCCTTCGCGTCGGCGCCGCCGGCCAGAGCCAGCCCGAAAGCCAGGACGCCGAGGGCGCAGGCGACCGCGCGCAGGTTGTTGGCCGGGTTCCACTTGGCCAGGTAGGCCGACCACTCGGCCGCGCCGGCCGCCGACGCCGGATCGACGGCGGCCAGCTGGTCGTTGAGCGGGATGTTGATCGCGAAGCTGACCACGACCACCCCGATCAGGTAGAGCGCGGCGCCGGCGACCAGCCACCA from Kribbella flavida DSM 17836 harbors:
- a CDS encoding DUF1772 domain-containing protein; amino-acid sequence: MTVTRILTLAALLGTALMGGVFFAFGTAVMGSLQRMPAGQGATAMNLINVRIQNPLFLLVFVGTALVCLALAVLAFVRDTPGRWWLVAGAALYLIGVVVVSFAINIPLNDQLAAVDPASAAGAAEWSAYLAKWNPANNLRAVACALGVLAFGLALAGGADAKAAPASEGATGPGWQQPAGR
- a CDS encoding ATP-binding cassette domain-containing protein produces the protein MISTRELTKDFVVSRTETVHAVRGISLDVAPGELVAVLGPNGAGKTTTLRMLTTLIAPTSGTATVAGYDVRSDPARVRRRIGYVGQGNGAGHSQRVGDELLGQGAIYGMDRRAAKRRTAELLENLELKELAQRKVSELSGGQRRRLDVAMGLVHAPGLLFLDEPSTGLDPQNRANLWQHILRMREQHAMTIVLTTHYLDEADSMAERVVVVDHGEVIADDTAEVLKTRLAGDRIVLTVAASNHSRIQELAERLPGAREFTSTGDQVSVRVTDGPGALPILLGAAQQDGVPVAAAQVHRPTLDDVFLNLTGRSLREADTDGKAAA
- a CDS encoding erythromycin esterase family protein, producing the protein MKRNRRVAASLAAAALLTTAALPAATALGAAPRSDTAAPAHGQSTTAPYGAVVATQNPVPALNRAAYPLLSTDPTGPLRDLRPLVRMVGNAQVVGVGEATHSSSEFFTLKHRLFRALAEQRGFTAFSLEASWSTGVALDRYVVHGVGDPRAIMQHEFQGSYQFWNAEEYLDLIEWMRDYNRTHARKLHFVGNDLGYVSPALLDLVTASAGKVRPALVPELTRLYAGIRSGANAADWTAQYVAKPLAERLKTEAATRQALARVESLPASPGRTWTVQHARTIWQVAKFFAMDIEDPAVLPSAMRFRDQVMAENTAWWARTTGARTLLSAHNGHIALETSMPEQYPKIQGQFLREQLGKDYVAVGLSFDHGSFNALDVNDPNGAMRRFTLGPAAAGNNEHTLDRVAYRDYFVDLRTLPRSTKAWLQVKRPTRDIGTAYPWPDSKVALSASYDVLIHLAEVSAAHLR
- a CDS encoding helix-turn-helix transcriptional regulator, with protein sequence MSETSARLLALLSLLQARRDWPGALLAERLEVSPRTVRRDVDRLRDLGYPVRASKGPDGGYRLDAGADLPPLLFDDDQAIAVAVALQTATTTVTGIEEGALRALATVRQVMPARLRQRVDALQVTTVDRWAGSARTKVDSEILIAVGTAVRAREVLRFDYASPGAESGEWVPPRKVEPHHLVTWGGRWYLVGWDLERKDWRTFRVDRMRPKSPAGPRFTPRDLPAPDVATYISSRFSSQPRWACRGEAILQAKAADIAGWAGREAVVEELTPTSCRLILPGWSWTGLAAAFGMFECDLEFVGPPELKAAAAQLAARYTAAAS
- a CDS encoding alpha/beta fold hydrolase translates to MSGLSEQLLNVHGVELCVETFGDPADPPILLIHGAAASMDYWETAFCELLAAGPRYVVRYDHRDTGRSVSYPPGKPGYTGTDLVRDPVGILDALGIGRAHVAGLSMGGGIAQQLVLDFPDRVRSLTLIATSPLGDDLPPAADRIKAAFATEATPTDWSDPDAAVDALIAAEKLYAGTLPYDEPARRALVRAMIARTTDLESAMTNHWILPDDDTPPLRPRLGEIRVPVLVLHGTEDPLFPPAHGEALAREIPDARLVLLGGAGHELPEPTWDTAVPAILAVTSAG
- a CDS encoding ABC transporter permease, which codes for MSTLTVSPGTATPSVEVADRNLLRDIRIVMGRELRPVLRDPFTLLFGMIQPLIFLGLFGPLLAGSMGGTLDGGVWQWFVPAILVMTTLFGTSATGSNLLMEFQTGAHERMLVTPLSRSSLLIGRALKEMVPLFGQAVIVIAVMVPFGFELHLAGAVVGLALLAVFGVGLGAFSYALAIAVRKQDWMFWVVQQTFLFPLMILSGMLLPLETGPGWMRAASKFNPLTYLVDAERTLFSGDVLSAPVLWGFVAALVTAALGLTVGIRTMLRSAD